The following proteins come from a genomic window of candidate division TA06 bacterium:
- a CDS encoding sodium-translocating pyrophosphatase has protein sequence MNLLGLAKHGLNGFEQISIVCVLITAVISLVYAWLLKNNVMAKDKGSAKMQEVWNAIRVGADGYLKQQLKTILPAIGLLTVVLFLSVYVVPPSREAIAEFGPESARTVVAFGRTIAFIMGATFSLLVGQLGMRMAIQANVRSAAAAQRGFNEALSISYYAGTVTGMLTDGLGLLGGTVIFVVFGTAAPDALLGFGLGGTLLALFMRVGGGIYTKAADVGADLVGKVEKDIPEDDPRNAAVVADLVGDNVGDCAGMAADIFESYEVTIVSALILGLALVALDPSHSLKWIVYPLIIRGIGVISSILGTFAVPIWEKFPIKFLRAHDAEEAMFRSYEVSSVNTVAFSFWVAVAYAGDWRLAMLTAIGVALAVVFNPLTSYFTSTRKSPVKEIVKAAKTGPATTILSGLSVGMESSVWALVVIAVSFIFALVLYQGSPAIYVLYGVAMIGIGMLSHTGNNVAMDSFGPISDNANGIGEMSWHDLHDEQTKQARQVMADLDAVGNTTKAITKGVAIASAVIAAVSLFASFITDVGLVQERLGLSEVMSGIDISKTKVFIGFLLGGALPWLFSSLSIRAVSRAAAQIVEEVRRQFRIPGIMEGTVKPDYARVVGISTASAQKELIPLATISVVLPLLVGMILQVEALGGFLAGVILSGMMLAVFMSNAGGAWDNAKKSIEDEPRDMAANTGKGSERHKAGVVGDTVGDPLKDTAGPALNPMIKVVNIVSLIAAPIIVKYQQLGGWGWLVVALLSAGLIWGVVTSKKAMPDL, from the coding sequence ATGAACCTTCTAGGACTGGCCAAACACGGGCTCAACGGCTTTGAGCAGATCTCGATAGTCTGCGTTTTGATCACCGCCGTGATCAGCCTGGTTTACGCCTGGCTGCTCAAGAATAATGTGATGGCCAAGGATAAGGGCTCGGCCAAGATGCAGGAAGTCTGGAACGCCATCCGGGTCGGCGCCGACGGATATTTGAAACAGCAGTTAAAGACCATCCTGCCGGCCATTGGCCTGCTGACGGTGGTCCTGTTCCTCAGCGTTTACGTGGTCCCGCCCAGCCGCGAGGCCATAGCCGAGTTCGGCCCGGAAAGTGCCCGGACGGTGGTGGCCTTCGGCCGGACCATAGCCTTTATCATGGGGGCCACTTTTTCCCTGCTGGTAGGCCAGCTGGGGATGAGGATGGCCATCCAGGCCAATGTCCGCTCGGCGGCCGCGGCCCAAAGGGGCTTTAACGAAGCGCTGTCGATCTCCTATTATGCCGGTACCGTCACCGGGATGCTGACCGACGGGCTGGGCCTTTTAGGCGGCACCGTGATCTTCGTGGTCTTCGGCACCGCCGCCCCGGACGCCCTGCTGGGCTTCGGACTGGGCGGTACCCTGCTGGCCCTGTTCATGAGGGTGGGCGGCGGGATCTACACCAAGGCCGCCGATGTGGGGGCCGATCTGGTGGGCAAGGTGGAAAAGGACATCCCCGAGGACGATCCCCGCAATGCCGCGGTGGTGGCCGACCTGGTGGGCGACAACGTGGGCGACTGCGCCGGCATGGCGGCCGACATCTTCGAAAGCTACGAGGTTACCATCGTCTCGGCCCTGATATTGGGTTTGGCATTGGTGGCCCTGGATCCCTCGCACAGCCTGAAGTGGATAGTCTATCCCCTGATCATCCGGGGCATCGGCGTCATCAGCTCCATTTTGGGGACCTTCGCCGTTCCCATCTGGGAAAAATTCCCCATCAAGTTTTTACGGGCCCATGATGCCGAAGAGGCCATGTTCCGGTCCTACGAGGTCTCCAGCGTCAACACCGTGGCCTTCTCCTTCTGGGTGGCCGTGGCCTACGCCGGCGACTGGCGCCTGGCCATGCTGACCGCCATCGGGGTGGCCCTGGCCGTGGTCTTCAATCCATTAACCTCTTATTTCACCTCCACCCGCAAGAGCCCGGTGAAGGAAATAGTGAAGGCCGCCAAGACCGGCCCGGCCACCACCATTCTCTCCGGGCTTTCGGTGGGCATGGAATCAAGCGTCTGGGCGCTGGTGGTCATCGCCGTCAGCTTCATCTTTGCCTTGGTGCTTTACCAGGGATCCCCGGCCATCTATGTGCTCTACGGCGTGGCCATGATCGGCATCGGCATGCTGTCCCACACCGGCAATAACGTGGCCATGGATTCATTCGGGCCCATCTCCGACAACGCCAACGGCATCGGGGAGATGTCCTGGCACGATCTGCACGACGAACAGACCAAGCAGGCCCGCCAGGTGATGGCCGATCTGGATGCGGTGGGCAACACCACCAAGGCCATCACCAAGGGAGTGGCCATCGCCTCGGCGGTGATCGCGGCCGTCAGCCTGTTCGCCTCATTCATCACCGATGTGGGGCTGGTCCAGGAACGACTGGGCCTGTCCGAGGTCATGTCCGGCATCGACATCTCCAAGACCAAGGTCTTCATCGGATTCCTGTTGGGCGGGGCCCTGCCCTGGCTGTTCAGCTCGCTGTCCATCAGGGCGGTCAGCCGGGCGGCCGCCCAGATCGTGGAAGAAGTGCGCCGCCAGTTCCGGATTCCGGGCATCATGGAGGGAACGGTCAAGCCGGATTACGCCAGGGTGGTGGGCATCTCCACCGCTTCGGCCCAGAAGGAGCTTATTCCCCTGGCCACAATTTCCGTAGTGCTGCCGCTTTTGGTGGGAATGATCCTGCAGGTGGAAGCCCTGGGCGGGTTTTTGGCCGGGGTCATCCTTTCCGGCATGATGCTGGCGGTGTTCATGTCCAACGCCGGCGGGGCCTGGGACAACGCCAAGAAGTCCATCGAGGACGAGCCGCGGGACATGGCGGCCAATACCGGCAAAGGCTCGGAGCGCCACAAGGCCGGGGTGGTGGGCGACACCGTGGGAGATCCGCTTAAGGATACGGCCGGCCCGGCCCTGAACCCAATGATCAAAGTGGTCAACATAGTCAGCCTGATCGCGGCCCCGATCATCGTCAAGTACCAGCAACTGGGGGGCTGGGGCTGGTTGGTAGTGGCCTTGCTCTCGGCCGGACTGATCTGGGGTGTGGTCACCAGCAAGAAAGCAATGCCCGACCTGTAA